The Populus trichocarpa isolate Nisqually-1 chromosome 2, P.trichocarpa_v4.1, whole genome shotgun sequence genome has a window encoding:
- the LOC7478817 gene encoding cathepsin B-like protease 2 produces METSLCFSTLLLLLIGAIFTFQSQVIAVEPVSDLKLNSRILQDSILKKVNGNPKAGWKATMNHHFSNYTVAQFKYLLGVKPTPKEELRGIPVISHPKSLRLPEEFDARTAWPQCSTIGKILGHLLSCFLIFMVVFMVLIQGHCGSCWAFGAVESLSDRFCIHYGMNISLSVNDLLACCGFLCGSGCNGGYPISAWRYFVHHGVVTEECDPYFDDIGCSHPGCEPGYPTPKCARKCVNKNQLWKKSKHYGVKPYRIDSDPDSIMAEIYKNGPVEVAFTVYEDFAHYKSGVYKHITGGMMGGHAVKLIGWGTSEDGEAYWLLANQWNRGWGDDGYFKIRRGTNECGIEGDVVAGLPSTRNLVREVVSVDAREDASA; encoded by the exons ATGGAAACTAGTCTCTGCTTTTCCACTCTGCTGTTGCTTCTCATCGGTGCCATCTTTACCTTTCAGTCTCAG GTTATTGCAGTGGAACCAGTCTCCGATCTCAAGCTGAACTCCAGGATTCTTCAG GATTCAATACTTAAAAAAGTCAATGGAAATCCCAAAGCTGGATGGAAAGCTACCATGAACCATCATTTTTCCAATTACACT GTTGCCCAATTCAAGTATCTTCTTGGAGTCAAACCAACACCAAAAGAGGAGCTGAGGGGAATTCCTGTAATAAGTCATCCGAAATCCTTGAGATTGCCAGAAGAATTCGATGCCAGAACAGCTTGGCCACAGTGCAGTACCATTGGAAAAATTCTAGGTCATTTGCTTTCTTGCTTTCTAATTTTCATGGTTGTCTTCATGGTGCtgat CCAGGGTCATTGTGGATCCTGCTGGGCATTTGGTGCTGTTGAATCGCTATCTGATCGATTTTGTATCCATTATGGCATG AACATCTCTCTGTCAGTCAATGATCTCTTAGCATGCTGTGGCTTTTTGTGTGGAAGTGGTTGTAATGGGGGGTATCCAATTTCTGCATGGAGATACTTTGTCCACCATGGTGTTGTTACGGAGGAG TGTGATCCATACTTTGATGATATTGGCTGTTCTCACCCTGGTTGTGAGCCTGGATATCCCACGCCAAAGTGCGCGCGGAAGTGTGTCAATAAGAACCAGCTCTGGAAGAAGTCAAAGCACTATGGTGTCAAGCCGTACAGAATTGATTCTGATCCCGACAGTATCATGGCAGAAATTTATAAGAATGGGCCAGTTGAGGTGGCCTTCACTGTTTATGAG GATTTTGCTCATTATAAATCGGGAGTCTACAAGCACATAACAGGTGGCATGATGGGAGGCCATGCTGTTAAGCTTATTGGTTGGGGAACTTCTGAAGATGGGGAAGCTTATTGG CTTCTTGCCAACCAGTGGAATAGAGGCTGGGGTGAT gATGGTTACTTCAAGATTAGAAGGGGAACAAATGAGTGTGGTATTGAAGGAGATGTGGTTGCTGGTTTGCCCTCAACCAGGAATCTTGTTAGAGAGGTTGTGAGTGTAGATGCTCGTGAGGATGCTTCGGCATGA
- the LOC7478818 gene encoding uncharacterized protein LOC7478818 isoform X1 translates to MSMAVVQKEPEKVMKLRGGSVLGKKTILKSDHFPGCQNKRLTPQIDGAPNYRQAESLPVHGVAIPTIEGCRNVIKHIRGRKDGKQAQVLWFNLREEPLVYINGRPFVLRDVERPFSNLEYTGINRSRVEEMEARLKEDILMEAARYGNKIHVTDELPDGQMVDQWEPVSCDSVKTPVEVYEDLQVEGHLYDYERVPITDEKSPEEQDFDILVDRIYQTDLNTDIIFNCQMGRGRTTTGMVITTLVYLNRIGDSGIQRTNSVGRIFEFGLNVNENLPNSEEALLRGEYAVIRSLIRVLEGGVEGKKQVDKVIDKCASMQNLREAIANYRNSILRQSDEMKREASLSFFVEYLERYYSLICFAVYIHSERDALRSSSFGHSSFADWMRARPELYSIIRRLLRRNPMGALGYASPKPSPMRIAESADGRPHEMGVVAALRNGEVLGSQTVLKSDHCPGCQNPSLPERVDGAPNFREVPGFPVYGVANPTIDGILSVIQRIGSSKGGCPVFWHNMREEPVIYINGEPFVLREVERPFKNMLEYTGIGRERVERMEARLKEDILREAERYGGAIMVIHETDDGQIFDAWEHVNSDSIKTPLEVFKCLDTDGFPIKYARVPITDGKAPKSSDFDTLAMNIASASKDTAFVFNCQMGRGRTTTGTVIACLLKLRIDYGRPIRVLADDMNHEEVESGSSSGEETGGDTAATTSDIGSVKTDMEQGRAFGIDDILLLWKITRLFDNGMECREALDAIIDRCSALQNIRQAVLQYRKVVNQQHVEPRVRRVALSRGAEYLERYFRLIAFAAYLGSEAFDGFCGQGESRMTFKSWLHQRPEVQAIKWSIRLRPGRFFTVPEGLRTPQESQHGDAVMEATVRVRNGSVLGKGSILKMYFFPGQRTSSHIQIHGAPNVYKVDGYPVYSMATPTIAGAKEVLAYLKAKPKIGGSLAQKVIVTDLREEAAVYINGTPFVPRELNKPVDTLKHVGITGPVLELMEARLKEDIVSEIRRSGGRLLLHREEYDPATNQSCIIGYWENISADDVKTPAEVYAGLKDEGYDMTYRRIPLASEREALASDVDAIQYCKDDCAGSYLFVSHTGFGGVGYAMAIICIKLDAEAKLTSKISQTLVSSRRSSSLSEANLPSELSDEEALRMGDYRDILSLTRVLIHGPQSKADVDIIIEKCAGAGHLRDDIHYYIKELWKFPDSDDEQRACLLDMGIKALRRYFNLITFRSYLYSTKASETKFTSWMDSRPELRNLCNNLRIDK, encoded by the exons ATGTCGATGGCGGTGGTACAAAAAGAACCAGAGAAGGTGATGAAACTTAGAGGTGGATCAGTGCTGGGAAAGAAGACCATTCTTAAGAGCGACCATTTCCCTGGCTGTCAAAATAAGCGCTTAACTCCTCAAATCGACGGCGCTCCCAATTACCGTCAG GCGGAATCGTTACCTGTTCACGGTGTTGCGATTCCAACAATAGAAGGATGTCGTAATGTTATTAAGCACATAAGAGGTCGGAAAGATGGGAAGCAAGCACAAGTTTTATGGTTTAACCTTCGTGAAGAACCG TTGGTGTACATTAACGGACGTCCCTTTGTCTTGCGTGATGTGGAGAGGCCTTTCTCCAATCTTGAATATACG GGAATAAACAGGTCCAGGGTTGAAGAAATGGAAGCTCGGTTGAAAGAGGATATCCTGATGGAAGCTGCAAG ATATGGAAATAAGATACATGTTACTGATGAACTGCCAGATGGTCAGATGGTGGACCAATGGGAACCAGTCTCATGTGATTCTGTGAAGACACCAGTAGAG GTGTACGAGGATTTGCAAGTAGAAGGACATCTGTATGATTATGAACGAGTTCCTATAACAGATGAAAAATCACCAGAGGAGCAGGATTTTGATATCTTA GTTGATAGAATTTATCAGACGGACTTGAATACAGATATAATATTTAACTGTCAAATGGGGCGTGGAAGGACTACAACTGGGATGGTTATAACAACTTTGGTATACCTCAATCGGATTGGAGACTCTG GCATTCAGCGAACAAATTCAGTGGGGAGAATTTTTGAATTTGGTTTGAATGTCAATGAAAATTTGCCAAACTCAGAGGAGGCACTTCTCAGAGGAGAATATGCAGTCATAAGAAGTTTGATCCGGGTTTTGGAG GGTGGTGttgaagggaaaaaacaagTTGATAAAGTCATTGACAAGTGTGCCTCCATGCAG AACTTACGTGAAGCAATTGCCAATTATCGCAATAGTATTCTTCGTCAATCTGATGAGATGAAGCGAGAGGCATCACTTTCATTTTTTGTGGAATACTTGGAAAGATATTACTCCCTCATATGTTTTGCTGTGTATATACACTCTGAGAGGGATGCTCTCCGTTCTAGTTCTTTTGGTCATAGCAGTTTTGCAGACTGGATGCGAGCCCGGCCAGAACTTTACAGCATTATTCGTAG GTTGCTCAGGAGAAACCCAATGGGTGCTCTTGGATATGCGAGTCCTAAGCCATCTCCAATGAGGATTGCTGAATCTGCTGATGGCCGACCTCATGAGATGGGTGTAGTTGCAGCCTTGAGAAATGGGGAGGTTCTTGGAAGTCAGACTGTTTTAAAAAGTGACCACTGTCCTGGCTGTCAAAACCCTAGTTTACCAGAGAGAGTGGATGGTGCACCTAATTTCAGAGAAGTTCCTGGTTTTCCAGTTTATGGAGTAGCAAATCCTACAATTGATGGTATTCTTTCTGTCATTCAGAGGATTGGCAGCTCTAAAGGTGGTTGCCCAGTTTTTTGGCATAATATGAGAGAAGAACCTGTTATCTACATAAATGGAGAGCCATTTGTGCTCCGTGAGGTTGAAAGACCATTTAAAAACATGCTGGAATACACG GGAATTGGTCGTGAGAGAGTGGAGAGGATGGAGGCTCGACTGAAAGAAGATATCTTGCGAGAAGCTGAACGCTATGGAGGTGCTATAATGGTCATTCATGAAACGGATGATGGTCAAATCTTTGATGCCTGGGAGCATGTAAATTCTGATTCTATTAAGACCCCACTTGAGGTGTTTAAATGCTTAGACACTGATGGTTTTCCCATTAAGTATGCCCGTGTTCCAATCACTGATGGTAAAGCTCCTAAAAGTTCTGACTTTGACACATTGGCGATGAATATTGCTTCTGCTTCCAAGGATACTGCTTTCGTTTTCAATTGCCAG ATGGGAAGGGGAAGGACTACGACTGGCACTGTAATTGCTTGCCTTCTGAAACTTAGAATAGATTATGGGAGACCAATTAGAGTCTTAGCTGATGATATGAACCATGAAGAGGTGGAAAGTGGAAGCTCAAGCGGTGAAGAAACTGGAGGTGACACTGCTGCAACCACCTCCGACATTGGCAGTGTAAAAACTGATATGGAACAAGGTCGTGCTTTTGGCATTGATGATATCCTGCTGCTGTGGAAGATAACAAGATTATTTGATAATGGTATGGAATGCCGAGAGGCCTTAGATGCTATTATTGATAGATGTTCTGCTCTGCAGAACATACGCCAAGCTGTTCTGCAATACAGGAAGGTGGTCAATCAACAACATGTTGAGCCAAGAGTCAGGAGAGTGGCATTGAGCCGTGGTGCTGAATACTTGGAGAGGTACTTCCGTTTAATTGCCTTTGCAGCATATCTAGGAAGTGAAGCATTTGATGGGTTTTGCGGACAAGGAGAATCAAGGATGACATTTAAGAGTTGGTTGCATCAAAGACCTGAAGTCCAAGCAATAAAATGGAGCATTCGATTGAGGCCAGGCCGTTTTTTCACTGTCCCG GAGGGGTTGAGAACACCACAGGAATCTCAGCATGGAGATGCAGTAATGGAGGCCACTGTCAGGGTTCGTAATGGTTCGGTTTTGGGTAAAGGTTCTATACTCAAAATGTATTTCTTTCCTGGTCAGCGGACTTCTAGCCACATACAAATTCATGGAGCACCAAATGTTTACAAG GTGGATGGCTACCCTGTGTATAGCATGGCAACTCCAACGATTGCTGGTGCCAAAGAGGTGCTGGCATATTTGAAAGCCAAGCCCAAGATAGGAGGATCTCTGGCTCAGAAAGTGATAGTGACTGATCTCAGAGAAGAAGCAGCTGTTTACATCAATGGCACACCATTTGTCCCCAGGGAGCTAAATAAACCTGTTGACACGCTCAAGCATGTTGGAATAACTGGTCCAGTG TTAGAACTCATGGAGGCTCGACTAAAAGAAGATATAGTATCTGAGATTAGACGGTCTGGTGGTCGATTGCTTTTACATCGTGAAGAATATGATCCAGCAACAAATCAGTCCTGTATCATAGGATATTGGGAGAACATCTCTGCAGATGATGTGAAGACACCTGCTGAAGTGTATGCTGGTCTAAAGGATGAGGGTTATGACATGACATATAGGAGGATTCCATTAGCCAGTGAGAGGGAGGCTCTAGCTTCTGATGTTGATGCAATACAGTATTGTAAAGACGA CTGTGCTGGGAGCTACCTTTTTGTTTCACACACAGGGTTTGGAGGTGTTGGCTATGCAATGGCAATTATTTGTATTAAACTTGATGCAGAAGCAAAGTTGACATCAAAGATTTCACAAACATTGGTTAGTAGCAGACGTTCATCTTCTTTGTCTGAAGCAAACTTACCTTCTGAATTGTCTGATGAAGAAGCACTGAGGATGGGAGATTACCGTGACATACTTAGTCTTACAAGGGTTCTCATTCATGGTCCACAGAGCAAAGCAGATGTTGACATTATTATTGAAAA GTGTGCAGGTGCAGGACATTTGCGTGATGATATTCATTATTACATCAAGGAACTTTGGAAGTTTCCCGATAGTGACGATGAGCAACGTGCATGCCTCTTGGATATGGGCATTAAGGCTTTAAG GAGGTACTTCAATCTGATCACATTCAGATCATACCTGTACTCCACGAAAGCAAGTGAAACGAAATTCACATCATGGATGGATTCAAGGCCTGAACTAAGAAATCTATGTAATAATCTCAGGATCGATAAATAA
- the LOC7478818 gene encoding uncharacterized protein LOC7478818 isoform X2, giving the protein MSMAVVQKEPEKVMKLRGGSVLGKKTILKSDHFPGCQNKRLTPQIDGAPNYRQAESLPVHGVAIPTIEGCRNVIKHIRGRKDGKQAQVLWFNLREEPLVYINGRPFVLRDVERPFSNLEYTGINRSRVEEMEARLKEDILMEAARYGNKIHVTDELPDGQMVDQWEPVSCDSVKTPVEVYEDLQVEGHLYDYERVPITDEKSPEEQDFDILVDRIYQTDLNTDIIFNCQMGRGRTTTGMVITTLVYLNRIGDSGIQRTNSVGRIFEFGLNVNENLPNSEEALLRGEYAVIRSLIRVLEGGVEGKKQVDKVIDKCASMQNLREAIANYRNSILRQSDEMKREASLSFFVEYLERYYSLICFAVYIHSERDALRSSSFGHSSFADWMRARPELYSIIRRLLRRNPMGALGYASPKPSPMRIAESADGRPHEMGVVAALRNGEVLGSQTVLKSDHCPGCQNPSLPERVDGAPNFREVPGFPVYGVANPTIDGILSVIQRIGSSKGGCPVFWHNMREEPVIYINGEPFVLREVERPFKNMLEYTGIGRERVERMEARLKEDILREAERYGGAIMVIHETDDGQIFDAWEHVNSDSIKTPLEVFKCLDTDGFPIKYARVPITDGKAPKSSDFDTLAMNIASASKDTAFVFNCQMGRGRTTTGTVIACLLKLRIDYGRPIRVLADDMNHEEVESGSSSGEETGGDTAATTSDIGSVKTDMEQGRAFGIDDILLLWKITRLFDNGMECREALDAIIDRCSALQNIRQAVLQYRKVVNQQHVEPRVRRVALSRGAEYLERYFRLIAFAAYLGSEAFDGFCGQGESRMTFKSWLHQRPEVQAIKWSIRLRPGRFFTVPEGLRTPQESQHGDAVMEATVRVRNGSVLGKGSILKMYFFPGQRTSSHIQIHGAPNVYKVDGYPVYSMATPTIAGAKEVLAYLKAKPKIGGSLAQKVIVTDLREEAAVYINGTPFVPRELNKPVDTLKHVGITGPVLELMEARLKEDIVSEIRRSGGRLLLHREEYDPATNQSCIIGYWENISADDVKTPAEVYAGLKDEGYDMTYRRIPLASEREALASDVDAIQYCKDELWKW; this is encoded by the exons ATGTCGATGGCGGTGGTACAAAAAGAACCAGAGAAGGTGATGAAACTTAGAGGTGGATCAGTGCTGGGAAAGAAGACCATTCTTAAGAGCGACCATTTCCCTGGCTGTCAAAATAAGCGCTTAACTCCTCAAATCGACGGCGCTCCCAATTACCGTCAG GCGGAATCGTTACCTGTTCACGGTGTTGCGATTCCAACAATAGAAGGATGTCGTAATGTTATTAAGCACATAAGAGGTCGGAAAGATGGGAAGCAAGCACAAGTTTTATGGTTTAACCTTCGTGAAGAACCG TTGGTGTACATTAACGGACGTCCCTTTGTCTTGCGTGATGTGGAGAGGCCTTTCTCCAATCTTGAATATACG GGAATAAACAGGTCCAGGGTTGAAGAAATGGAAGCTCGGTTGAAAGAGGATATCCTGATGGAAGCTGCAAG ATATGGAAATAAGATACATGTTACTGATGAACTGCCAGATGGTCAGATGGTGGACCAATGGGAACCAGTCTCATGTGATTCTGTGAAGACACCAGTAGAG GTGTACGAGGATTTGCAAGTAGAAGGACATCTGTATGATTATGAACGAGTTCCTATAACAGATGAAAAATCACCAGAGGAGCAGGATTTTGATATCTTA GTTGATAGAATTTATCAGACGGACTTGAATACAGATATAATATTTAACTGTCAAATGGGGCGTGGAAGGACTACAACTGGGATGGTTATAACAACTTTGGTATACCTCAATCGGATTGGAGACTCTG GCATTCAGCGAACAAATTCAGTGGGGAGAATTTTTGAATTTGGTTTGAATGTCAATGAAAATTTGCCAAACTCAGAGGAGGCACTTCTCAGAGGAGAATATGCAGTCATAAGAAGTTTGATCCGGGTTTTGGAG GGTGGTGttgaagggaaaaaacaagTTGATAAAGTCATTGACAAGTGTGCCTCCATGCAG AACTTACGTGAAGCAATTGCCAATTATCGCAATAGTATTCTTCGTCAATCTGATGAGATGAAGCGAGAGGCATCACTTTCATTTTTTGTGGAATACTTGGAAAGATATTACTCCCTCATATGTTTTGCTGTGTATATACACTCTGAGAGGGATGCTCTCCGTTCTAGTTCTTTTGGTCATAGCAGTTTTGCAGACTGGATGCGAGCCCGGCCAGAACTTTACAGCATTATTCGTAG GTTGCTCAGGAGAAACCCAATGGGTGCTCTTGGATATGCGAGTCCTAAGCCATCTCCAATGAGGATTGCTGAATCTGCTGATGGCCGACCTCATGAGATGGGTGTAGTTGCAGCCTTGAGAAATGGGGAGGTTCTTGGAAGTCAGACTGTTTTAAAAAGTGACCACTGTCCTGGCTGTCAAAACCCTAGTTTACCAGAGAGAGTGGATGGTGCACCTAATTTCAGAGAAGTTCCTGGTTTTCCAGTTTATGGAGTAGCAAATCCTACAATTGATGGTATTCTTTCTGTCATTCAGAGGATTGGCAGCTCTAAAGGTGGTTGCCCAGTTTTTTGGCATAATATGAGAGAAGAACCTGTTATCTACATAAATGGAGAGCCATTTGTGCTCCGTGAGGTTGAAAGACCATTTAAAAACATGCTGGAATACACG GGAATTGGTCGTGAGAGAGTGGAGAGGATGGAGGCTCGACTGAAAGAAGATATCTTGCGAGAAGCTGAACGCTATGGAGGTGCTATAATGGTCATTCATGAAACGGATGATGGTCAAATCTTTGATGCCTGGGAGCATGTAAATTCTGATTCTATTAAGACCCCACTTGAGGTGTTTAAATGCTTAGACACTGATGGTTTTCCCATTAAGTATGCCCGTGTTCCAATCACTGATGGTAAAGCTCCTAAAAGTTCTGACTTTGACACATTGGCGATGAATATTGCTTCTGCTTCCAAGGATACTGCTTTCGTTTTCAATTGCCAG ATGGGAAGGGGAAGGACTACGACTGGCACTGTAATTGCTTGCCTTCTGAAACTTAGAATAGATTATGGGAGACCAATTAGAGTCTTAGCTGATGATATGAACCATGAAGAGGTGGAAAGTGGAAGCTCAAGCGGTGAAGAAACTGGAGGTGACACTGCTGCAACCACCTCCGACATTGGCAGTGTAAAAACTGATATGGAACAAGGTCGTGCTTTTGGCATTGATGATATCCTGCTGCTGTGGAAGATAACAAGATTATTTGATAATGGTATGGAATGCCGAGAGGCCTTAGATGCTATTATTGATAGATGTTCTGCTCTGCAGAACATACGCCAAGCTGTTCTGCAATACAGGAAGGTGGTCAATCAACAACATGTTGAGCCAAGAGTCAGGAGAGTGGCATTGAGCCGTGGTGCTGAATACTTGGAGAGGTACTTCCGTTTAATTGCCTTTGCAGCATATCTAGGAAGTGAAGCATTTGATGGGTTTTGCGGACAAGGAGAATCAAGGATGACATTTAAGAGTTGGTTGCATCAAAGACCTGAAGTCCAAGCAATAAAATGGAGCATTCGATTGAGGCCAGGCCGTTTTTTCACTGTCCCG GAGGGGTTGAGAACACCACAGGAATCTCAGCATGGAGATGCAGTAATGGAGGCCACTGTCAGGGTTCGTAATGGTTCGGTTTTGGGTAAAGGTTCTATACTCAAAATGTATTTCTTTCCTGGTCAGCGGACTTCTAGCCACATACAAATTCATGGAGCACCAAATGTTTACAAG GTGGATGGCTACCCTGTGTATAGCATGGCAACTCCAACGATTGCTGGTGCCAAAGAGGTGCTGGCATATTTGAAAGCCAAGCCCAAGATAGGAGGATCTCTGGCTCAGAAAGTGATAGTGACTGATCTCAGAGAAGAAGCAGCTGTTTACATCAATGGCACACCATTTGTCCCCAGGGAGCTAAATAAACCTGTTGACACGCTCAAGCATGTTGGAATAACTGGTCCAGTG TTAGAACTCATGGAGGCTCGACTAAAAGAAGATATAGTATCTGAGATTAGACGGTCTGGTGGTCGATTGCTTTTACATCGTGAAGAATATGATCCAGCAACAAATCAGTCCTGTATCATAGGATATTGGGAGAACATCTCTGCAGATGATGTGAAGACACCTGCTGAAGTGTATGCTGGTCTAAAGGATGAGGGTTATGACATGACATATAGGAGGATTCCATTAGCCAGTGAGAGGGAGGCTCTAGCTTCTGATGTTGATGCAATACAGTATTGTAAAGACGA ACTTTGGAAATGGTAA